A genomic region of Eucalyptus grandis isolate ANBG69807.140 chromosome 5, ASM1654582v1, whole genome shotgun sequence contains the following coding sequences:
- the LOC104443563 gene encoding eyes absent homolog, with translation MGDTSGFPSKRAKNTDAKIEDHKVSVYVWDMDETLILLKSLLNGTYAEAHGSSKDVEKGKEIGKMWEKLILDLCDDYFHYEQIENFNEPFLDSLSKFDDGQDLSDYNFDQDGLGPPKDDANKRKLAYRLRAAGYMYEKGLRNIFNQDLTEKWDHLYQMTDEYTDGWLSSARSFLDQCSTGQEDPIACPDSAKGKAEKSNSHCINILVTSGSLIPSLAKCLLFRLDGLIKHKDVYSSWEVGKVQCFEWIKERFGGPNVEFCVIGDGWEECEAAEAMRWPFVQIDLRPNSSHRFPGLTLRTLGFYFSIVYGNRGAATDEVEE, from the exons ATGGGTGACACGTCTGGGTTTCCTAGCAAAAGGGCCAAGAATACAGATGCGAAGATTGAGGATCACAAAGTGAGTGTATATGTTTGGGACATGGATGAGACTCTTATACTGCTCAAGTCTTTGCTAAATGGGACGTACGCGGAGGCGCACGGCAGTTCCAAGGATGTAGAGAAGGGTAAAGAAATTGGCAAGATGTGGGAGAAGCTCATACTCGACCTGTGCGATGATTATTTCCACTATGAGCAA ATCGAGAACTTTAATGAGCCctttcttgattctttgagCAAATTCGACGATGGGCAAGATCTTTCTGATTACAACTTTGATCAAGATGGACTTGGTCCTCCAAAAGATGATgccaataaaagaaaactagcaTACAGACTCAGAGCCGCAGGCTATATGTATGAAAAG GGTCTGCGCAATATCTTTAACCAAGACTTAACAGAAAAGTGGGATCACTTATACCAAATGACCGATGAGTACACGGACGGTTGGCTCTCCTCGG CCAGGTCCTTCCTGGATCAATGTTCCACTGGGCAGGAGGATCCAATTGCTTGTCCTGACTCGGCCAAAGGAAAGGCCGAAAAGAGTAATTCTCATTGCATAAACATTCTAGTGACCTCAGGATCATTGATACCCAGCCTTGCAAAATGCTTGCTCTTTCGCTTGGATGGTTTGATAAAGCACAAAGATG TGTACAGCTCATGGGAAGTGGGGAAAGTCCAATGTTTCGAGTGGATTAAGGAGCGTTTCGGCGGTCCCAATGTCGAGTTCTGTGTGATTGGAGACGGATGGGAGGAGTGCGAAGCGGCAGAAGCAATGAGATGGCCATTCGTCCAGATCGATTTGCGACCAAACAGTTCTCACAGGTTTCCTGGCCTTACACTGAGAACCTTGGGATTTTACTTCTCCATTGTGTATGGGAATCGTGGTGCTGCGACTGACGAAGTCGAAGAGTGA
- the LOC104443565 gene encoding aluminum-activated malate transporter 12 — protein MAAATDQGASDVEITNEQRFPGKSAEKIKRLPGKIWGMMWKVGKEDPRRVIHSLKVGLSLTLVSLLYLMKPLYKGIGQNAIWAVMTVVVVLEFTAGATLCKGLNRGLGTLLAGSLVFLIEYVTTNSGHMLRAIFIGATVFLIGAMATYMRFFPYIKKNYDYGVVIFLLTFNLITYSSYDIHNVLKIAQERLYTIAIGCAICLFMTLMIFPNWSGEELHNSTVSKLEGLARSIEACVNEYFSEAKLTEEVNEPLEDHIYKGYKAVLDSKTSDETLALHASWEPRRKRRCYISPWRQYVKLGAILRHFGYTVVALHGCLRTEIQTPLAVRALFKDPCIRLAKEVQKVLMELADSVRYRRQCSPEILSDHLHEALQDLNTAIKSQPRLFLGSNNNQTSNMLAVAAAQASQKNQKASKVSLPSVKTDSSALLEWRTKRTSEQSRENERKVLRPQLSKIAITSLEFSEALPFAAFAALLVETVARLDLVIEEVEELGQVACFKEFRPEDQISIACERPPVGVCHNNLPSHGAE, from the exons ATGGCAGCGGCAACAGACCAGGGCGCTTCAGATGTAGAGATCACTAATGAGCAGAGGTTTCCTGGAAAATCTGCTGAGAAAATCAAGAGGCTGCCAGGGAAAATCTGGGGAATGATGTGGAAAGTGGGAAAGGAAGATCCCAGGAGGGTCATCCATTCTTTGAAAGTCGGGTTGTCTTTGACATTGGTCTCGTTGTTGTATTTGATGAAGCCGTTGTATAAAGGGATTGGCCAAAATGCCATTTGGGCCGTGATGACCGTAGTCGTGGTGCTAGAATTCACTGCAG GTGCAACTTTGTGCAAGGGACTTAATAGAGGATTGGGCACTCTTTTGGCAGGGTCCTTGGTATTTCTAATTGAGTATGTTACAACGAATTCTGGTCACATGCTTCGAGCCATTTTCATTGGAGCCACAGTTTTTCTGATTG GAGCTATGGCTACCTACATGAGGTTCTTTCCGTACATAAAGAAGAACTACGACTATGGTGTCGTGATATTTCTCCTTACATTTAATTTGATCACATACTCGAGCTACGACATTCATAATGTGTTGAAGATAGCCCAGGAGCGCCTTTACACCATTGCCATTGGGTGCGCCATCTGCCTTTTCATGACTCTGATGATATTTCCTAACTGGTCGGGGGAAGAACTCCATAATTCTACAGTATCCAAGCTAGAAGGCCTGGCAAGATCCATCGAAG CATGTGTTAACGAATATTTCAGTGAGGCGAAGTTGACAGAAGAGGTGAATGAACCATTGGAGGATCACATATACAAGGGTTACAAGGCCGTCTTGGACTCTAAGACTAGTGATGAAACTTTG GCACTACATGCTAGTTGGGAACCAAGGCGTAAAAGACGCTGTTATATCTCCCCGTGGCGGCAATATGTTAAATTGGGAGCCATTTTGCGCCACTTTGGTTACACAGTCGTCGCACTACATGGATGTTTGAGAACAGAAATTCAG ACTCCACTTGCAGTCCGTGCACTCTTCAAGGACCCATGCATTAGACTTGCCAAGGAGGTGCAAAAGGTCCTGATGGAATTGGCTGATAGCGTGAGGTACCGTCGCCAGTGCTCGCCCGAGATACTGTCCGATCATCTTCACGAGGCCTTGCAAGACCTAAACACCGCGATCAAATCCCAACCTAGGCTCTTCCTAGGTTCGAATAATAATCAAACATCAAACATGCTTGCCGTGGCAGCTGCACAGGCCAGCCAAAAGAACCAAAAGGCCTCCAAAGTCTCGTTGCCCAGTGTAAAGACGGACAGCTCTGCCTTACTGGAGTGGAGGACCAAAAGGACTTCCGAGCAATCGAGGGAGAATGAGAGGAAAGTCCTGAGGCCACAGTTGAGCAAGATCGCCATCACAAGCTTGGAGTTCTCGGAGGCACTCCCCTTTGCAGCTTTCGCCGCCCTGCTGGTCGAGACGGTTGCAAGGCTCGACCTAGTGATCGAAGAAGTAGAGGAATTGGGACAGGTTGCATGCTTTAAAGAGTTTAGACCCGAAGATCAGATCTCCATCGCTTGCGAGCGCCCACCTGTGGGTGTTTGTCACAATAATTTGCCTTCCCATGGAGCAGAATAG
- the LOC104443561 gene encoding LOW QUALITY PROTEIN: late embryogenesis abundant protein 6 (The sequence of the model RefSeq protein was modified relative to this genomic sequence to represent the inferred CDS: deleted 2 bases in 1 codon) yields MQSAGEKLKNVASSAKEHIDIAKAKLEEKVEKATARTPEEKEMAHQRRKAKEAEAKMELHQAKAAHAAEKLAAKHPTLPGHVHHGRAHHTTTQPVVGAPGHQTRHRPVGTVDPISGTTVPTYPLGGHPPHSGHTHKYM; encoded by the exons ATGCAATCCGCAGGAGAGAAGCTCAAGAACGTGGCCAGTTCTGCCAAAGAGCACATCGACATAGCCAAAGCCAAACTTGAAGAAAAG GTGGAGAAAGCTACGGCGAGGACGCCGGAGGAGAAAGAGATGGCGCACCAGCGAAGGAAGGCTAAGGAGGCCGAGGCCAAGATGGAGCTGCACCAAGCCAAAGCGGCGCACGCAGCTGAGAAGCTCGCTGCCAAGCATCCCACCTTGCCAGGCCATGTCCACCACGGCCGG GCTCACCACACAACAACCCAGCCGGTGGTTGGAGCCCCGGGGCACCAGACCCGACACCGGCCTGTCGGGACTGTAGATCCAATAAGCGGAACCACCGTCCCAACCTACCCTTTAGGAGGGCACCCGCCCCACTCGGGACACACGCACAAGTACATGTGA
- the LOC104443559 gene encoding LOW QUALITY PROTEIN: AP-2 complex subunit mu (The sequence of the model RefSeq protein was modified relative to this genomic sequence to represent the inferred CDS: inserted 1 base in 1 codon), translated as MPVAASAIYFLNLRGDVLINRLYRDDVGGNMVDAFRMHIMQTKELGTCPVRQIGGCSFFYMRISNVYIVIVVSSNANVACAFKFVVEAVSLFKSYFGGSFDEDAIRNNFVLIYELLDEIMDFGYPQNLSPEILKLYITQEGVRSPFSSKPSDKPVPNATLQVTGAVGWRREGLAYKKNEVFLDIVESVNLLMSSKGSVLRCDVTGKILMKCFLSGMPDLKLGLNDKIGLEKESQIKSRPIKSGKTIELDDVTFHQCVNLTRFNSEKTVSFVPPDGEFELMKYRITEGVNLPFRVLPTIKELGRTRMEVNVKVKSVFGPKMFALGVVIKVPVPKQTAKTSFQVTSGRXKYNAAIDCLVWKIRKFPGQTEPTMSAEVELISTMGDKKSWTRPPIQMEFQVPMFTASGLRVRFLKVWEKSGYNTVEWVRYITKAGSYEIRC; from the exons ATGCCGGTGGCTGCCTCCGCCATCTACTTCCTGAACCTCCGCGGCGACGTCCTCATCAACCGCCTCTACCGCGACGATGTCGG GGGAAATATGGTGGATGCTTTCCGCATGCACATCATGCAGACAAAAGAGCTCGGTACCTGCCCCGTGCGCCAGATTGGTGGTTGCTCGTTCTTTTACATGAGAATTAGCAATGTCTACATTGTGATAGTTGTCAGCAGCAACGCTAATGTAGCTTGTGCTTTTAAATTCGTCGTGGAG gccgtttcccttttcaaatcttatttcggaggatcctttgatgaAGATGCTATTCGTAATAATTTTGTTCTCATTTATGAGCTTTTGGATG AGATCATGGACTTTGGTTATCCCCAAAATCTTTCTCCTGAAATCCTGAAGCTTTACATTACTCAGGAAGGAGTGCGCTCACCATTTTCTTCCAAG CCTTCAGATAAACCTGTGCCAAATGCTACCTTACAAGTCACTGGTGCTGTCGGTTGGCGGAGGGAAGGGCTGGCTTACAAGAAGAATGAG GTTTTTCTTGATATCGTGGAAAGTGTGAATCTTCTTATGTCTTCAAAAG GAAGCGTCCTGCGTTGTGATGTGACGGGGAAGATTCTTATGAAGTGCTTTCTCTCTGGAATGCCTGATCTGAAGTTGGGTTTAAATGATAAAATTGGCCTTGAGAAAGAGTCGCAGATTAAATCTCGTCCGATTAAAAG TGGTAAAACTATCGAGCTCGATGATGTCACATTCCACCAATGTGTAAATTTGACGAGGTTTAACTCAGAAAAAACTGTTAGCTTTGTGCCTCCTGATGGTGAATTTGAACTGATGAA GTATCGAATAACGGAGGGTGTTAATCTTCCATTCCGAGTGTTGCCGACGATAAAGGAACTTGGTCGGACAAGAATGGAAGTAAATGTCAAG GTCAAGAGTGTTTTTGGCCCAAAAATGTTTGCTCTCGGGGTTGTCATTAAAGTTCCTGTACCAAAGCAAACTGCAAAAACCAGTTTCCAGGTGACATCGGGAC GCAAGTATAATGCTGCTATTGATTGCTTGGTTTGGAA GATAAGAAAGTTCCCTGGACAAACGGAACCAACTATGAGTGCAGAAGTTGAGTTAATATCAACAATGGGAGACAAGAAATCTTGGACAAGGCCACCAATTCAGATGGAGTTCCAG GTTCCTATGTTTACAGCATCTGGATTACGTGTACGCTTCCTGAAG GTGTGGGAAAAGAGTGGATACAACACGGTTGAATGGGTCCGTTACATAACAAAAGCAGGGTCTTATGAGATTAGGTGCTAA
- the LOC120293466 gene encoding LOW QUALITY PROTEIN: putative ripening-related protein 1 (The sequence of the model RefSeq protein was modified relative to this genomic sequence to represent the inferred CDS: inserted 1 base in 1 codon), whose protein sequence is MKNPSYKPFTFMLFVLVVNYVQFTEVEAHSCRXSSRIRGRKPPPGQCYTGDGSDCCIEGKMYPVYRCSPPVSGHTSAHLTPNSFEKGKDGGGPSECDNKYHSDDLPIVALSTGWFDNMSRCHHNITINGNGRSAVAMVVDECDSTMGCDADQDYQPPCYNDIIDASRAVWEALGVPKDNWGWMDITWSDA, encoded by the exons ATGAAGAATCCTAGCTACAAACCATTCACTTTCATGCTTTTTGTTCTTGTGGTGAATTACGTGCAATTCACGGAGGTCGAAGCGCATAGTTGCC GCAGCAGTCGAATCAGGGGGAGGAAACCGCCGCCCGGACAGTGCTACACGGGTGACGGCTCGGACTGCTGCATCGAAGGCAAAATGTACCCTGTCTATCGGTGTTCACCACCGGTGTCTGGTCACACTAGTGCCCACCTCACTCCTAATAGCTTTGAGAAGGGCAAAGATGGTGGCGGTCCATCGGAATGCGACAATAAGTACCATTCCGATGACTTACCAATCGTGGCACTATCCACAGGCTGGTTTGACAACATGAGCAGGTGTCATCACAACATAACCATTAATGGCAACGGGAGGAGCGCGGTGGCCATGGTGGTCGACGAATGTGACTCGACTATGGGATGTGATGCGGACCAGGACTATCAGCCTCCCTGCTATAACGACATTATCGATGCGTCTAGAGCCGTGTGGGAAGCCCTGGGCGTGCCTAAAGACAACTGGGGATGGATGGACATAACATGGTCCGATGCTTAA
- the LOC104443566 gene encoding aluminum-activated malate transporter 12, protein MAGSHEKSNLRVSAEKVLRFPGEVGVMMWEVGKEDPRRVIHSIKVGLALSLASMLCLLESLSQGIGQNAIWAVMTVVVVLEFTAGATLRKGLNRGVGTLLAGLFALFVECLTADRPTPRAVVMAWTVFVIGAAVTYMRFLPTIKKNYDYGVMIFILTFSLILVSNYRIDDTTRMARDRFYTIVIGCGICLFLSLLIFPTWSGDDLHKSTIAKLEGLAQSVEACVGEYFGDAQTKEIQDELLKDSIDENCIKVLDSKYTDETMALNASWEPRYRWKCYKSPWQQYVKFGAALRRFGYTVMALHGCLHTEIKTPPSVRALFKDQCTRLAGEVSEVLVELANSMRNRRHFSPEILSCHLHIALQDLNTALQSEPLILSDSMNRKDSGFSLTASLEANSSPVHESATARPPEQVHGIQKVLRPQRSKLVIASLEFSETLPFAAFASLLVEAVARLDHVIEEAEQLGRMARFKEYRAGDDVAVTLERTKSDFVENHFPPSEAE, encoded by the exons ATGGCGGGGAgtcatgaaaaatcaaatctcaGAGTTTCTGCTGAGAAAGTGCTGAGATTTCCAGGTGAGGTGGGTGTTATGATGTGGGAGGTGGGCAAAGAAGATCCAAGAAGGGTGATCCACTCGATCAAAGTTGGTTTGGCTTTGTCATTGGCTTCAATGCTGTGTCTGTTGGAGTCACTGTCTCAAGGGATTGGCCAAAATGCAATCTGGGCTGTCATGACTGTTGTTGTTGTCCTTGAGTTCACTGCAG GGGCCACACTACGTAAAGGGCTGAACAGGGGCGTTGGGACGCTGTTAGCGGGACTGTTCGCGCTCTTTGTTGAGTGTCTCACGGCAGATCGGCCTACACCCAGAGCAGTGGTCATGGCATGGACAGTTTTTGTCATTG GAGCTGCAGTTACCTACATGAGGTTCCTTCCCACTATAAAGAAGAATTATGACTATGGGGTCATGATATTCATTTTGACCTTCAGTTTGATACTAGTGTCCAACTACCGTATTGATGATACAACGAGGATGGCGCGAGACCGCTTCTACACTATCGTAATCGGTTGTGGAATATGTCTTTTCTTGAGTCTGCTCATCTTTCCAACTTGGTCAGGTGATGACCTCCATAAATCCACAATAGCCAAGCTTGAAGGACTAGCACAATCTGTAGAAG CCTGTGTTGGGGAGTACTTTGGTGATGCTCAGACAAAAGAAATCCAAGACGAATTGTTGAAGGATTCCATCGACGAAAACTGCATCAAAGTATTGGATTCCAAGTACACTGATGAAACTATG GCGTTAAATGCAAGTTGGGAGCCGAGATACCGATGGAAGTGTTACAAATCTCCTTGGCAGCAGTATGTGAAGTTCGGAGCTGCTCTACGCCGTTTTGGTTACACAGTTATGGCTTTACACGGTTGTTTGCACACCGAAATCAAG ACTCCACCATCTGTACGTGCTCTCTTCAAGGACCAGTGCACCCGTTTAGCTGGAGAGGTATCAGAAGTGTTGGTGGAACTTGCTAACAGCATGAGGAATCGCCGCCATTTTTCTCCGGAAATTCTCTCCTGTCATCTCCATATAGCTTTGCAGGACCTCAACACCGCACTACAGTCCGAGCCGCTGATTCTCTCAGACTCGATGAACAGAAAGGACTCCGGATTCTCTCTTACGGCAAGCTTGGAAGCCAATTCTTCTCCTGTGCACGAATCAGCAACCGCAAGACCTCCTGAACAAGTGCATGGCATTCAGAAGGTGTTAAGGCCACAGAGGAGTAAACTTGTTATAGCTAGCCTCGAGTTCTCCGAGACGCTTCCTTTCGCTGCATTTGCTTCTTTGCTAGTAGAGGCCGTGGCTAGGCTTGATCATGTTATTGAGGAAGCTGAACAGCTGGGGAGGATGGCTCGGTTTAAGGAGTATAGAGCGGGTGACGATGTTGCTGTGACACTTGAAAGAACGAAATCGGACTTCGTAGAGAATCATTTCCCTCCATCGGAAGCAGAGTAG
- the LOC104445941 gene encoding MND1-interacting protein 1, translated as MGKSARNKQKSKNRRPPQLQNPQTNPRSQPGRAPGSISGTGPSSTPRRSGGGDRASRDLSSDDSWLLDPSPAIGPTLERPSFEDFDKLSEEQGLENILRRALEKMYLEALHGLLDMGYDQDTALKAILRSGHCYGDEDILTNIVKNALAYLTGECPSRNPIFEANGIVFTSLMPMAEHSLRCMVHVLQQIHHSRRLALWSLVLGKLHLGSAIALPPPDGNPDSDSSNKNGVDDHLPPCCRFNRCMGIQWLENSGVSLNRSAVGNEGNSHQPNDEHSLQIYIEVADRFGLSPEMKSMLKKNVAKVAAAARTNSMHMLPQTLMPSNASLMGDAAAVSQPEVCDDSSVLRQKEWVNSVMDTLRGELGDLNLEGNLGDLPEDRKDAIILHMQNKIKDLEKQVKEREAWARQKAIQAEKSVDSALLELETLRKEMAESRHILKKGKPTLDVSTVMKLSEKQSELKKVTAQAEAGHAAMIQVENEKAEIKAELEAFNLSASESANTYLEIAKREKKNLKKLSGYEKEKVKLQEEIAEERQKITDLKQQLVGIEQASREAEIKWRQAADAKELANAQIEEEKRALKAAEADGKKRLEDLRLRIEVELKSYRDEVLRLEQELSSLKIAAGNTEATAELEQDGRKCIICIKNEVSVIFLPCAHEVVCADCCDQHGYKDRVSCPMCQVPIEEAVRVFRGS; from the exons ATGGGTAAGAGCGCAAGGAACAAGCAGAAGTCCAAGAACCGGCGACCGCCGCAGCTGCAGAACCCGCAAACCAACCCCCGTAGTCAACCGGGTCGAGCGCCGGGATCCATCTCGGGGACCGGACCCAGCTCGACCCCtcggaggagcggcggcggggATCGTGCCAGCCGGGACCTGAGCTCCGATGATAGCTGGCTCCTGGACCCGTCCCCGGCGATTGGCCCGACGCTCGAGCGTCCCTCGTTCGAAGATTTCGATAAGTTGTCGGAGGAGCAAGGTTTAGAGAATATACTGCGGAGAGCTTTGGAGAAAATGTACCTAGAAGCGTTGCATGGGCTTCTGGATATGGGGTATGATCAGGATACCGCGCTGAAGGCGATCCTCAGGAGCGGGCATTGTTATGGGGACGAGGACATACTGACGAATATAGTCAAGAACGCGCTCGCTTACTTGACTGGCGAATGCCCCAGCAGGAACCCGATTTTCGAGGCGAATGGGATCGTGTTCACGAGCTTGATGCCTATGGCGGAGCACTCGTTGCGTTGCATGGTTCATGTGCTGCAACAGATTCACCACAGTAGAAGGTTGGCGTTGTGGTCTCTCGTTTTAGGCAAACTCCATTTGGGTTCGGCAATTGCATTGCCTCCCCCTGATGGGAATCCCGACTCTGATAGTAGTAACAAGAACGGGGTCGATGATCATCTGCCCCCGTGCTGTAGGTTCAACCGTTGTATGGGGATTCAGTGGTTAGAAAATTCAGGGGTTTCCCTGAATAGGTCAGCTGTTGGCAACGAAGGGAATAGCCATCAGCCGAATGATGAACACAGTTTGCAAATATATATCGAGGTCGCAGATAGGTTTGGTTTGTCACCGGAAATGAAGTCAATGCTGAAAAAGAATGTAGCCAAGGTTGCTGCCGCTGCTCGGACAAACTCGATGCATATGTTGCCCCAGACCCTTATGCCCTCAAATGCTTCTTTGATGGGGGATGCCGCGGCGGTTTCGCAGCCTGAAGTCTGTGACGATTCTAGTGTTTTAAGGCAGAAAGAGTGGGTGAACTCTGTGATGGATACACTTCGCGGTGAACTTGGAGATTTAAATCTTGAGGGGAATTTGGGTGATTTGCCAGAAGATAGAAAGGATGCCATTATTCTGCACATGCAGAATAAAATCAAGGATCTCGAGAAACaagtgaaggagagagaggcgTGGGCTCGCCAGAAGGCGATCCAGGCGGAGAAAAGTGTTGACAGTGCTTTATTGGAACTCGAGACGTTGAGAAAGGAGATGGCGGAGAGTCGTCACATACTGAAGAAAGGTAAACCGACTCTTGATGTGAGCACCGTGATGAAACTCTCTGAGAAGCAAAGTGAATTGAAGAAGGTGACTGCCCAAGCGGAGGCTGGTCACGCAGCTATGATACAGGTTGAGAATGAGAAGGCTGAAATCAAGGCGGAATTGGAGGCTTTCAACCTAAGCGCATCGGAATCTGCAAACACCTATCTGGAGATtgcaaagagggaaaagaagaaccTGAAGAAACTCTCGGGTTATGAGAAAGAGAAAGTCAAGCTTCAAGAGGAGATTGCAGAGGAGAGACAGAAGATCACTGACTTAAAGCAGCAGTTGGTTGGGATAGAGCAAGCCTCGAGGGAAGCTGAG ATAAAGTGGAGGCAGGCAGCAGATGCAAAAGAGCTTGCCAATGCAcagattgaggaagaaaagcGAGCACTGAAAGCAGCGGAGGCTGATGGTAAGAAAAGGCTAGAAGATCTGCGCTTAAGAATAGAGGTAGAGTTGAAGTCGTACAGGGACGAAGTCCTGAGATTGGAGCAAGAGCTTTCATCTCTAAAAATAGCAGCTGGAAACACCGAAGCAACAGCGGAGCTCGAACAGGATGGTAGAAAATGCATAATCTGCATCAAAAATGAAGTCTCTGTTATCTTCTTGCCATGTGCCCACGAGGTTGTGTGCGCTGACTGCTGTGACCAACATGGGTATAAGGATAGAGTCTCATGCCCTATGTGTCAAGTTCCAATTGAAGAGGCGGTTCGTGTCTTCAGAGGTAGCTAG
- the LOC104443562 gene encoding ferredoxin C 2, chloroplastic yields MDISLTFTPSASLNRHRRPFPPGAGAGTRRLASAGCRRATTSGELQTAAGPNGRGGSYPASVPVHKVTVHDRQRGVVHEFSVPEDQYILHTAEAQNVSLPFACRHGCCTSCAVRIKSGQLRQPEALGISAELKSKGYALLCVGYPSSDLEVETQDEDEVYWLQFGRYFARGPIDRDDYALELALGDE; encoded by the exons ATGGACATTTCATTGACCTTCACTCCCTCCGCCTCGCTcaaccgccaccgccgcccctTTCCtcccggcgccggcgccggcacCCGCCGCCTCGCCTCCGCGGGATGCCGCCGCGCAACGACGTCAGGCGAGCTCCAGACGGCGGCCGGGCCCAACGGCCGGGGCGGGAGCTACCCGGCCTCCGTGCCCGTCCACAAGGTCACCGTCCACGATCGGCAGCGAGGCGTTGTTCACGAGTTCTCCGTCCCCGAG GATCAGTACATACTGCACACGGCCGAGGCTCAGAACGTCTCCCTTCCTTTCGCTTGCAGGCACG GTTGTTGTACTAGCTGTGCTGTTCGAATAAAATCAGGACAACTCAGGCAGCCTGAAGCACTGGGGATTTCTGCTGAATTAAAGTCAAAG GGGTATGCACTACTCTGTGTTGGCTATCCTTCCTCAGACCTTGAAGTGGAaacacaagatgaagatgag GTCTATTGGCTTCaatttggaagatattttgCACGAGGACCAATT GATAGAGATGATTACGCTCTAGAGTTAGCTTTGGGTGATGAATAA
- the LOC104443560 gene encoding uncharacterized protein LOC104443560, with protein MGLLRRIAGFLGFGRDEVNRDDEDQRHHRGDDGEGRDGDGEGEDPTNPAGRGARSYQETGPPRRGFSVPVKVAVDRPGPVLLPCDSGDGGVQGLLWCAKRLRIDEDGDVAHEFLDEVLPDAAEPEERPQPKFAARYSTRPATVKNQVISHDGKVQHCVEHHGRLEWV; from the exons ATGGGATTGTTACGGCGGATTGCGGGGTTCCTAGGTTTCGGGCGGGACGAGGTCAACAGGGACGACGAGGATCAGCGGCATCACCGGGGAGACGACGGAGAAGGGCGAGACGGTGACGGAGAAGGGGAGGATCCCACGAATCCGGCCGGCAGGGGGGCCCGGAGCTACCAGGAGACCGGCCCCCCCCGCAGAGGGTTCAGCGTCCCGGTCAAGGTCGCCGTCGACCGCCCGGGCCCCGTCCTCCTCCCCTGCGattccggcgacggcggagtTCAG ggtCTCCTGTGGTGCGCAAAACGACTGAGGATCGATGAAGATGGGGATGTGGCCCATGAGTTTCTTGATGAGGTGTTGCCGGATGCTGCTGAGCCGGAGGAGAGGCCGCAGCCGAAGTTCGCTGCGCGGTACAGTACACGACCAGCTACGGTCAAGAATCAGGTAATTTCCCACGATGGCAAGGTCCAACACTGTGTGGAACACCATGGTAGACTAGAGTGGGTATGA